The following are encoded in a window of Candidatus Omnitrophota bacterium genomic DNA:
- a CDS encoding ORF6N domain-containing protein translates to MKELIPQEVIENKIYLMRGHKVMLSMHLAKLYEVEVKVLMQAVKRNIDRFPDDFMFQLSEEEYDILKSQFVTSSWGGARRANPYAFTEQGVAMLSSVLNSKRTIQVNIAIMRAFVKLRQILSTHKELAHKLNELEKKIEKHDEDISSIFEAIRQLMAPQPEKPKRRIGFQPTRSTE, encoded by the coding sequence ATGAAAGAATTAATACCTCAGGAGGTTATCGAGAATAAAATCTATCTCATGCGTGGGCATAAGGTGATGCTAAGTATGCATCTGGCTAAGCTTTACGAAGTTGAAGTGAAGGTTCTTATGCAGGCGGTCAAACGTAATATTGATAGATTCCCCGATGATTTTATGTTTCAGTTGAGTGAAGAGGAATACGATATCTTGAAGTCACAATTTGTGACTTCAAGTTGGGGTGGAGCTAGACGCGCAAATCCATATGCCTTTACGGAACAGGGCGTTGCAATGCTTTCTAGCGTACTAAATAGTAAACGGACAATACAGGTCAATATCGCCATAATGAGAGCCTTTGTTAAATTACGGCAGATCCTCTCCACCCACAAGGAGCTTGCCCACAAGCTGAACGAACTCGAAAAAAAGATCGAGAAGCATGACGAGGATATCAGCTCGATCTTCGAGGCCATCCGCCAACTCATGGCACCCCAACCTGAGAAACCGAAGCGCCGGATAGGCTTTCAGCCTACGAGGTCAACGGAATGA
- a CDS encoding PDDEXK nuclease domain-containing protein, translated as MKHGLNAMNYKNLLLEVKERIHRAQYEALKAVNKELIALYWDIGKIVVEKQKKHGWGKSIVENLARDLQLEFPGIHGFSVQNIWYMRQFYLEYHRNAKLQPLVGEISWTKHLVIMSRCKDMLEREFYIRMTRKFGWTKNILIHQINTKAYERTLLNQTNFDKALPDRLRHQAKLAVKDEYTFDFLELEEDHNELELEREVMKKMNRFLVEMGGVFAFMGNQFRIEIEGNEFFVDILLYHRHLKCLVAIELKIGKFIPEYAGKMQFYLSVLDDLVKTPDENPSIGIILCRDKNRTIVEYALKDSGKPIGIGTYTLMTRLPKDLKRELPSPEQIAKLLEEAK; from the coding sequence ATGAAACATGGTCTAAATGCTATGAATTACAAAAACTTATTACTGGAAGTTAAAGAAAGGATCCACAGAGCGCAGTACGAAGCTTTAAAAGCTGTTAACAAGGAGTTGATAGCTCTTTATTGGGATATAGGAAAAATAGTTGTGGAGAAGCAGAAAAAACATGGCTGGGGCAAGTCTATCGTCGAGAATTTGGCTCGGGACTTACAGCTCGAATTTCCCGGTATTCATGGCTTTTCCGTTCAAAATATATGGTACATGCGGCAGTTTTATCTTGAATATCACCGAAACGCAAAACTCCAACCACTGGTTGGAGAAATCAGCTGGACAAAACATCTAGTCATTATGAGCCGTTGTAAGGATATGTTGGAACGTGAATTTTACATCCGCATGACCCGTAAATTCGGTTGGACAAAGAACATACTCATTCACCAGATAAATACCAAGGCATATGAAAGGACTCTTCTTAATCAGACCAATTTCGATAAGGCGCTTCCCGACAGGCTGCGCCATCAGGCAAAGCTGGCAGTCAAAGATGAATACACGTTCGATTTCCTGGAATTGGAGGAAGACCATAACGAGCTTGAGTTAGAGCGGGAGGTAATGAAGAAGATGAACCGCTTCCTGGTTGAGATGGGAGGTGTATTCGCTTTTATGGGTAATCAATTCCGCATTGAAATCGAAGGCAATGAATTTTTCGTTGATATTCTTTTATATCATCGCCATTTAAAATGTCTTGTAGCGATTGAGCTCAAAATAGGAAAATTTATTCCGGAATATGCGGGTAAAATGCAATTTTATCTCTCTGTGCTGGATGATTTGGTAAAAACACCTGACGAGAATCCTTCTATAGGTATTATTCTCTGCCGGGATAAGAATAGAACGATCGTAGAATATGCGTTAAAGGATAGCGGGAAGCCAATCGGCATCGGAACTTATACACTAATGACAAGGCTTCCT
- a CDS encoding ORF6N domain-containing protein, producing MKELIPQGVIENKIYLIRGHKVMLDKDLSALYGVKTKNLNKAIKRNIKRFPGDFMFQLTADEFMSLRFQNGTSKEGRGGRRYLPYVFTEQGVAMLSGVLNSERAIEVNIAIMRAFVRLRDILLTHKDLAAKIAALELKYKNHDMKFSEYDKHIAAIFDAIRQLMAPPPEKPKRRLGFRPARSTE from the coding sequence ATGAAAGAATTAATACCGCAGGGAGTTATTGAGAATAAGATCTATCTTATTCGTGGGCACAAAGTTATGCTGGATAAGGATTTATCTGCCCTATATGGAGTTAAAACCAAGAATCTTAACAAGGCAATAAAACGCAATATTAAACGATTCCCAGGGGATTTTATGTTTCAACTAACTGCAGACGAGTTTATGTCTTTGAGGTTCCAAAATGGAACCTCAAAAGAAGGGAGAGGCGGTAGGCGATATCTTCCGTATGTCTTTACAGAACAGGGTGTGGCTATGCTTTCAGGCGTCCTTAATAGCGAACGCGCTATCGAGGTCAATATAGCTATAATGCGTGCCTTTGTGCGGTTGAGAGATATATTGCTAACGCATAAGGACCTCGCCGCTAAAATCGCTGCCCTTGAGCTCAAATATAAGAATCATGATATGAAGTTTTCGGAATACGATAAGCATATCGCGGCGATCTTCGATGCCATCCGCCAACTCATGGCACCGCCGCCTGAGAAACCGAAGCGCAGGCTAGGGTTTCGACCTGCGAGGTCAACGGAATGA